In Babesia bovis T2Bo chromosome 4 map unlocalized Chr4_2, whole genome shotgun sequence, the sequence CTCACCAGATAGAATTAAACAGTCCGCAGGAGCAATAGTAGCAGAACTAGCAGGATCATGGGATAATAGAAACAAATCGCCGGGATATAAGCCAGTGCTACTGATGCTGTGCCACTTGCCATCACGGTAAACTGTTACGTTGTTAGGAGGAATACGCATAGAATTAATACGGTCATAATCACGAATACGCTTGTTTACCATCTGTACCTCAATGACTACAATAGCAAACACAGATAACATAgaatagtaccaatagTCATCTAGTATCCACATCAACGAGGAACCTAATTGGAAAATAAAAAATGGACTAAGAAAAGCATCAAATAACATGGACCAAAAATTACAAGCAGGAATCTCGTAATCATTGTCACCGTAAGTCTCACCACAAACAGTAAGCGAACGTTCCATGCCCAGTGAAGTGTTGCTCCCAGAGTCCTTAGCACTTAAACCTCTCCATGAGGCTAAGACGTTTCGATTAACTGAATCAATATGCTCCACAGCACGAAAGGAACCACTGGCATCATCCAAAATGTACTTACGATGACCATAACGATagtatgtatatagacGAGATTTCTTAAGAGGTATTAAAACAGCATCATGTGTCTTGTGCTCATCTAGGGAATCCACAGATGAAGGCTCAGTAACATAAACATGAGTTGCAACACGTCTAACATAGATACTAAACTCATCAGAACCCTCTATAAACATACAACGATCGTAGAAAAAGAATAAACGGGTCTTTATGCTCCATAGACATAGTAACATAGCAATCAATAACATAAGAACTAATGCTAAAAGAACCATGAGGAATGTTTCACCCTTGGTCTGACTTTTAAGACGATTGCCAATGTGCCCAAAATCTATACGAAGACCAACATCCTGACCTTTAACACTAGAATCTGACATAGGCTCAGTAAAAATCGATAAAATCTCAAAAATCTTCCTAGAATGGAACACACATGACGATATAGCCAACACAAATACCGTTATGCTGAAACGCAAAAATACTGCATCCTTACCAACATAACGGTAAACACTTCGAGTGTGACCCACTTTAGCCATTGTGAATTCTACAAGCAAGGACTAACCTAACAATTGTCTAATCGCGGGGAGATACACCCAGTGTGTAACCAtacaaaaaacatatagaatcatacacaatattacaacatgttagatatataatggaaATAGTACATTATAAAGAAATAAAAGATAATGTGCATGATTTTTCAGAGATAAAAAGGACCTGTTTCGCTGGGGTGCTAGATAAGATTCCATTCATAGGATAAAAACATAATGATTCTATGCAATGATTAAGCATAACAACGCCTTAAGCCTTATGGCACAAGGAAATACAAAGGATATCGCAACGGAAGGACATTGCGAAGCAGAATTCCGAGCTCACTGTTACAGAGCAAGTGTTGCAATGCATACAAACACATATAGACCACTCTATGAGCAGCATTTGACACTAGGAAACCTATGTGACGAAAAAGAACGAACTTCTAGAAGAGGCACTAAAACAGTAATTGGCGCAGCAATGCTGTATTTGGTAATCGGTATGTCGCAAACAAATATTGTTAACCCTTCCCAGGATACCCAGCGCAATTCGCAGGAATGGGACTGCATATCGCATCTTACATGGGAGTTATAGGCAATGATGAACGAGTTGGGTACAAAGGAATAGCGGCAGTCTACCTAGTGGCCACGGCATTCCAGGCAATGGCAGGACTGCTTACATCACATGTGACACAAAGTATAGATAAAAGAATGCTAACGCGCTGCGCTTGCCTAGGCATAAGTATGTGTATTATGGGAGCATCCGCGTGGCTACATAACTATACAGTGTTCCTACTGCTGTACGGCGTGGGCGCTGGACTGTGCTCAGGACTGGTTATGTGGCTGCCAGCGGAATCCGTGATCAAACATAACCCAAACTCAAAAGCGTTCAGCTGCAGCATGATGTACGCCATTGCGGGCACTGTACTTACTATAGTAGGACCACTGCAACTGGCATACCTCAGCCCATGGTGGCTACACAAAGAAAAGACCACACCGACACAACAAAGACAAATCGCACCAAATAATTGGTACTACAACAACACAGAAGAATTGTATCGCACCAAGAAAATAATAATGTCAATCGGAATCGTTTACCTCCTCATAACGGTATGATGATAGAACTGCTTTTTGAAATCCAGTAGATCATAGGAATAAGATGGGCATTCCCCGAAATGGAACCTAACGAATTCGACAACGGAAATCAGAAAACCTCAGAATATGTGCCATTTGCAATCAAAGGTAAGACCGATAAAAGGTAATACCCACAAAGGCTATATACAGAAAGGAACAAAGGGAACCAGGACGTTAAACAATACGACTGGTGCGATAAGCTGTGTACATGGCTGCTGTCCTTTTTCACATGGCAAGCcgtaatatatatccactCCTGCTGGAGAAGCACCGCTGTACTGGAGTACAAGGTCCAAGCAAAGTCTATAGTCGCAACAGAACTATTCGTAAGATGCGTAAGCCTAGTAGGACGCGTAATTTGGGGCCTGGTGTTGGAATCTCACGGATGGCGCCAAACGTGGATAGCCTTTTCACTAATGCTACTCGCAATGACAGTCACACTGACACAGTTCTACAAATCCAGCTTTGCTCTATACGTCGCATGGTGAGTCACGCAATAGACCGCAACATAGAGTTACAGGCTAGCTGCAATGTACTTCGCAAACTCAGCCATTTTCTGCGTGGTGCCAATCACTGCAAACCAACTCGCCAAACAAGAGGTAAGACAGAAGTAAGTGACACACACTGAACCCAGGAGTTCACCCAAGTAGTTGGAATCATGGGAACATCCAGAGCACTCGCAGGAGCAACCGCCTTCACAATTTCAATGTTGTGGCCCACCTTGCTGAGGCAAAGCGTGCCAGGACTTATCTCACTCCTCAGTGTAGGCAACCTCGTAGCAGTGAACTTTTGCCAATCGTAGTACTAGACTGAATAAATAGACGataatatcgcaaagtaAAAGATGAATTCACATAACGCGCCACAATACCCGCAGAGTATATAAGGGGCCTTAGTAGTCTCAACGCACAAGAgccattttaatattagCAATTTATTGATAATCCAGTTTTTATTGATTCACTGCAACAAAGTTTAAAATGCTAACCCAAAACTTACAATAGAGGGAAGTGTCAATTGACTCCGGCATCTCTGGGATGTCCACCTCGAACCTCTTTTGCACATCTGCTAAAGCAGTGGAATCAGCCTCCGTAGCAACGAAGGTGATGGCCAAACCCTTGGTACCAAAACGACCAGCACGACCCACACGATGAAGATAAGAGTCAGTAGAATCAGGCATGTCGTAGTTTATCACAATGTTGACGCGCTCTACATCAATGCCACGACCGAATAAATCAGTCGAAACCATTATACGCTTGTCAAAGTTCTTGAACTGAGTGTAACGAGCAATACGCTCATCCTGGTCAAGACCAGCATGAATAGCAATCGAAGGAAAGTTGCACTCATTAAGTAAGTTGTCCAGAGTTTGAGCCCGAGACACTGATTTCACGAAAATAATCACCTGGTTAAACTCAAGGTTGTCAAGAAGATCATTAAGCTTGCGATTCTTGTCGCTCTCAGAAAGCTTGACGTAATACTGAAGGAGACCATGTAAAGTAAGCTTAGACTCGTCGTCAACAAATACCTCAACAGGAGATCGTACGAAACGCTTGCAAACGTCACGGACGTCATTGTTCATAGTGGCAGAGAAAAACATCACCTGCTTCTTCTTAGGAGTTGACATAAATATAGATTGTACATCAGCACGCATGTCAAGCTTCTCAAGACACTTGTCACATTCATCAAGGACAAAATGACGAATGCCATCCATATTAAGGTGCTTACCCTTAATAAGAGCTAATAAACGACCAGGAGTGCCAACGAGAATGTGAGGACACTTCTCAGGGTCCTTCAACATCTCAATGTCACGAGATATAGGAACACCGCCATAAACCACCTCACAACGAACACCGTTCATGTACTTTGAAAAACGGTCAAACTCGTTCTTAATCTGATAAGCAAGCTCACGAGTGTGACTTATGCCTAAACAAGCAACACGGTCAGCAGAAGGAGCAACAGCCTCACCACCAGCATCACGCTTAACACCACCGGCAAGAGTACCGTCCTCCTGCACGTCAAGCTGCTGAAGAACAGACAATACAAATACAGCTGTCTTACCCATACCAGACTTAGCCTGACATAAAATGTCAACACCAGTAATGGCATGAGGAATTGTCTCGTGTTGCACCTCAGAAGGATGCTCAAAACCAGCGTCACCTATAGCACGTAAAATCTCCGGCTTCAGGAAAAAGTCACGAAATCCACTAGCGTGGATAGCGACGTAACTACCACGACCCATAGTACCATCTTCACGGCCAACCTTAGATGAAGCACCGGACTTAATGACATTGTGAGAAGTTACCTGGCCTGCCTCCTGCTCCTCGTAATCTACCAAGTCCTCCGCTGGGACGGGAGTCTTACCCTTCGCCATCTTCGAGCCCAAATGAAATAGATATTCCAAAAACACCTAATGAAAGAACTTAGAGAATAGTCCCCGGCCTTTGGATCAAGGGAATCGAGGTATAAGAACGGGATCAATATCGCGCAGACCCCATAACACGATAACTGGGTATATAACGGTTAAACACGGTGTCTACTATGAGTAACAATCTCTACTAGTTACTACTGAACCATAGGAACCCAAAGGTTTGCTAGAAGGATGTCTATATGACACTAACGCAAGGTACTAATAGCCATTGTCTTAACCCCTGTATTACTGTTACACTCATTGCCATATTTATACGGACTTTATGTAACACAGATCAACTATTGGTACACAATGGTTATAGATCATTAACTTTTACGTGGTCTACGGTCTTTCCCGCACTTTATATCAACAATGTGTGCGACGTATGGTACAGTGTTTATCAAATGTAACGGTGGATGTACCTTGCCCACTTTGGATGTATATCGGTGGTATATCCAACACTAGTAGAATTGTTGTACCCAGGTTTCATATGTGTTATCATATCTTGCTTATATAGATTTCATAGCTACATTGTTATGGAATCTGTGCATCAGATGCGCGTGGAGTTAGAAATAAAACGGGACGTAATCTCGCCACAATAAGTAAAATGGCAattgtttatacactaaGTCCTAAGTATAGCATATTGACACAATAGACCGGTAACTTAATCCTGTGGAATAGCTATAGTAGTACACAGCAATAGGGAAGACTTCGTTAGGAAAGtgtgaatatataccaataaaAAAACAGTGCATACAAATAACATGTAATACGAAACAGAAACTAATGCAGTACATTAACGGCATCGTAAAAACAGTTACTGAGCCTCCACATTCTGCTTGTAAAGACGATCAATGGTGGACTTGATAGTCGAACCAGTAGAAGTGCTCATCGACCAGGCACCACCAGCAACACGCTTCTTGCAACGCTTGCACTCCCAAATGCCAACAGCCTTCCAGCGAGTTGAGTCCTAAAATACATAAAACAACAGATCCTATTGACCTACCTTGCCACAGAATGGGCAGTTGTAGTGAGTGTGCTGAAGCAACAAAATCTTCCTGGCCTGCTTCCTAAGGGATGCTCCGTAACGAACACCGTATTTACCGGTGACGCCGACCTACACCAAATAACATAACAAAAACgataaacataccttttTAGTGCGCTTAGACATTTTTAATGATAGAAACAATACAGGttctaatatatacaaagcCTTTTCCGGAGTACAAGGGAGAATAACCTGTGGTGGTCCGGATAAAAAGCGGAGTTGCGATCAAAAAACGGCTAACTCGCAATGGCAACCGATTATTAATAGCGCCACTTTAGTATCAATAATATTTAACGTGATTATTTCAATAGTTTATCAACGAAAAGGCGGATATTAGACCATAGTAAAGTCGTGGGGGTGGCTGTCGCCCGAGGATGCAAAGCACATATATTAGCAAAAAACATTTACTAGTAACAATCTCACTCTATATAATCCAAGATTGTGTTATTTGCTTCTTGGTTTACGAAATGTGTGGTACAATGCGCGGAAGCCGCTGACGGGGTAACACGTATCTATCTACAACGTATAAGACGTTATGGCCATTGAAAGTCATATATTATTGATGCACATAAAAAGAAATTATGCCCATTGTTGTGGTATTGCGTCATATGGTGTGTATTTTTAGTTGAGAGTTACTAAACTACCTGAATCATACAGTAAAGTTTAGCCTAATTAAACATTTCAAATGCacataaaaacattatactCTAGACCAAGGTCCTAacatatgatatataacagctTATTAAGAGTAAAGTGTCCGATAGAGGTTACAAGTACCCTTACTGAGGCATCCCAACCAGGATGTTGTTCACAGGGATAAACATAAGTTTCACCATGTAACCGATGAATCCCATGATGAAAAATCCAACAGAACACGCACGCAAAATACGGCCGTACTCCTTTTTGTCTGGCTTCGTGCACTTGCGAACAAGACGAGTACTGTCATTAATAAAATCAGTCACAGTCCTCACTGTGTAACCAGCAGGATTGCTGGAATCCATAAGAAAGTTGGGAACTTGCAACTTCATTGTGAATATCGCAGTAATGAAAAACAGGCAATCGAAGAACACAATAGTGATGCCCCTTCAACAATCGACACCCAAAGATACACCTTCCTTATAGCTTCAATACTTAGAGCATCTTTAGCCCTGCTGAAgcatataaataataaatgTACCTTATGGCAACGTACACACGAACCTTTCGACGATTGAGGTACCAGATGGGGTTAAGGCTAAGAGAAAGAGATCGGCAACAAAGTAAAAATGTGCAGATATAATACCTGTTCTGTGTTATCTATACTCTAGGTATAATCCATGACTGTATACCTCAGTTTGGTATGGCTATTTGGTCTCTAATGTATAGTACATGTGTAAGGTATATTTGAACTAAAGAATGTGCGAAATACTTTACTATAAGACAGCGTGATTCGCGCAGGGAAGGGTAGATAAATCCATAGCTAAATACAGTGGAATTCTACCCGTTAATAAGTCAATGGTGGCGCAGAGTTAACCTTAAAGCACGTTTCTACTATCATAGATTTAGAGTAACTCCTGGTAATCCCAAACACAGTACAGACTAAGCGTAGATAATTAACACGTAATGAAACATTATACTTTGTTCTAAAGGTACGCAACGCTTTACAATTGTATTGGGATGACGAATAACCCACCACATGTGTATAATAAAACCACCAAATAAGGCCCACACATCTTGCCTGGCGGTCCAGGCATCCGAATATTGATTACCAGTATCGTCTaataatgtgtataaaatatacaaagcACCGGTGTAGATAGGAattgcaatgtgtaatgcTCCTGTCTAAGTCTAACACAGTGGAGGATACCTCCAATCAATGAGTCAGAACAGTTGCTATGCGGATATACACCCACAATGGATAAATCCAATAGGATAGATTCAGCTAGCCAAATATCCGGCTCTAATTCGGCGTCGAGATCAAGCCTCATCCCATTAGCCCGGGATGTTATCGAACCGTCATCGAACAGAGGACAGAAATCAAGCACTAGGTCGACCTTAGTGGACGAATTCAGGAAGATGTCAAACGTAACACATGAGGTAAGATTCGCAAGACCCTTCGCAGCAGAAATGAAACTACTGCCAAATGTTAATGTAGATTCGAAACAGTCATCATTGGGGATATTAGAGTTGAACAGTAAAAGTAATATGACACAAATAGTGGCACGAGCATCCATGCTCGATCAAGCTCTCCAATTCACAAACGCTAATGGATATAATTCACTAAATCACCTCAAGGGAAATATACTTGTCCAATTGGACAGAAACCTAGAACGTGCCATTATACAACGAGATGCTAATCTGGCATTACAGCGTGAAGATTGTCGAGAAGCAAACTTCGCAGACTATGTCCATTATGATCCCGTGGAACTTGGTGATACAGAAGAACCAAGTATTCCCGGAAACCACGATGGAGGGACAACGCGCATTGACGTGAATAATCCATCACAACGCATGAGAACAATGACTGCAAACAAACGCGGTGTCGTGGAGGAATTAGTTTCACAAGGAGCTTCCCCTACAGATGTCGCCAAATTATCGGATATATTTGAACACCCATCCTGCCTCAAAGAGATAGATATGGGACTAATACCATGGATAAAGCAACAAACAGAAATTGGATACTGGAGAAATGAAGCAGCGCTCTTTGTGTTGTGTACCACAATGGCTATTAGCGTGGGACATGTGGAAACCATGTTCAAGCTTAACACTGCATGGTCAGGAATGGCATTCCTAGTACCATATTTCTTCGCATATATACTAGTGGTACAGCCAATGATATCCCTAGAACTGATGCTAGGGCAGCTTTTCCGGTGTGGCCAAAGTGCTATGTATGATAAACTAAGACGTGGAAGCAGCGGCTTGGGCACCGTTATCGTTATCATCTGCCTAACATCCGGTTGTATCGCATGTGCCAGATCGGCAGCAGAatatatgctatatatcGCCGATCTGTTCAAACAGGTCCTGCCATGGAAACTTACTCCAGAGGAGCAATCAACTTGTGTGGGTGCCATGTCTAGAGAAGTTTGTGAAAAGATGGCGCCAATATGCTGGTTCAATGGAAATAACTGTATACCTAATACAATAGGTAAGGCTTATGTGGCATACCAAAGTAAATTCTACCCATTGAAGGATGTGGGAGGAGCCAGCATAGAGCCATCCATGCTCTGGGCTATGTTCGCTATATATGCCATTGTTACGTTGTTCCAACTAGCAGGAATGGGTAATTTTACATTCACCGCCTCGTTGGTCATCATGGTTGCGTTCTTTGTGACCCACGTCCAGGTAAGGTCGATTTTGTGTTATTAATTGTATGTAGGCGTTTCTCACCCTGTCACTTGACGGTGGTAAGGATTTCCTCTGGAGCAGCGTCAAAAGTTGGCATTGGTCCAACCTCTACCAAAGCAGCAGAATATGGTCCCATACATTAAGATCATGTATGTATGAATTTATCGTTGGCAGCGGAATTTACTCCACGTTGTCAACCAAGTCACGTATCGGATATGATGTGTCAAAGGAAACCGTGGGAGTAGGCATCTTCTCAGGGTATGTTACCATGCTCGTATTTGGAGCAGCTTGTGGACTCATTGGTCACCACGCGAAAGTTCTGAATGTTCAACCTAAGGATCTCATGTGGATGTTGGAGCAAGACTGCAGTTATATACTACTACCCCTCGGCTTCCAAATTACTCATAACATAGAGCGAACATTGGGTATGCTGCAGTTCGGCTGCTGCGTTGTTCTATTGTGCTCCACATTGGCTATCCAAATTGAAGTGGCAGTTGCTAACCTAAAGGATTTGCCGTTCATGGGTATCAACCTCATGAATGTAAATTGGATACGACTCATGGTGATATTCGTACTACTGCTACTTTCATTGAGTTTCTCAACACGTGTGGGAAAGGACGTAGTATGGTTTCTAGAAACCGCTGTTGGTGACCTTGGAAGGTCTTTCACCGTATTCATCACCTCTATAGTTGTAGGATGGCTGCATGGATGTGACAAACAAAAGGAAGTCCTAGGAAAGGCTACAGTATACACTTTCAACAGTATTTTCTGGGCATTCAACTGCATAGCTTTTATCTGTGAGACCTGTGATGAGTCGCTACCCGCATTAGTATGGTGGTCGGCACGGGTCCTAGGCATCATTATCGCAACTTTTGTAGCACTACACGTTAATAAAAAGGATGAGGAACACTCAAAGAGCTATAAAGATGTGCTGTGGTGGTTGTTCTGTGGGAATGTGGAACAATTACGCCGCGAGTTTTGCCGTGTTAGTCCAATATCAAATGCTGCGGGCCTGCCAATGCGTCTCTTCTGGTCGATATGTATCAAATGGTTTATACCCTGTATGATGAGTAACACAATTGCCGATATCCTGGAAGAACTCATAGCACCCGGACGACTAACTAAAAACTCAACTTTCATCCCAAATGGATGGCCATTCGTGACTATTCTGCTTTGGATGCTTATGATCGCACTAGTTTTTACACCACCACTGTTGCTGTGGATTGCACCGAGGATGGTTCCTGTGTACAATACAATTAATCTAGAGGATTTACCCTCGTCACCAACCAAACACTCATTCTGGGTGAACTTCAAACCGAGGAACCTATTTTCAGAGTTCCTAAAACAGAAAAAACAGGAATGATTCACTTTTTGTTCAATATTGTAAGATACACTGTATAAAGTGTTGCAGTAGCCGTACGTATTAATAATCAATAGTTTCTGTATTTAAATTTTACTGGAATTAACCCAGTAGACGTTGTAAGTCGCCACGAGTCTTCAATTTGTTTCGTAAACGGCCTTCACGAGCAAGTGTCAGTGATTCCTCATAGATAGAAGAAACCAAACTCGTGTCCACGTCAAGACGGCGGAGAGGTGTATTGTCCACTGATAAGTGATCCCGTTCAGAAAGAACACCAAAAGCATTGGGGGACGGACCGCCAAAACGACCGTGAACATTAGGGATCATCGTAAAAGTCTCAATGCACGCTGCAATGGCAGATTCAGCAGCCTCTGGAGCCCATACCAGCCAGAGTTTGTCCTTTTCACGCTCCTCAATAGCGCCAATGGATTTGCAAATGTTGCGTATAGTTGTATAAGATACTTCACAGTTATGATCTTCAGCCACACTCATCAAGTCCTCAGCATCGATTCGCAATTTACCAGACGAAATACAACGGTACACCTCGTCTACTACTAACTGAAGTTCCGCGCCGTGCTGTTCGATAGTGGTGGAGGCCGAGTCTAAAATATCCTGCTCGTCATCAATACCATAACCTTTGTTTAGGAACTTACGCCCATGCGTAGTGTCTGAAAGGACCATGCCACCCCTGCCCCGTCGTTTACGTGTATATCTATTCGGCAACTTGAAATTGGGCGAAGTGCCTATATCCAGATACTCCTCCATAGGGTCGTTGTATCCAGCCATGTTCATGTCGTAGGAACCGTTGATATCACCCTCAGAATTGCCAACTGTTCTACCAAGCCTCCGTAAGTCCTCTTTAGATCTGATTTCCTGTCTTACTATATCTCGTAGCCGGTGTAACGGTAATCTACTCAAGTTGAGAGCAACTTGAAGCCTATCAGTAGCAATCACCTGGTTAAGCATAGCAGTGCAACGGAGCATTGGAGGCTCGACATAAACACCG encodes:
- a CDS encoding Major Facilitator Superfamily protein, yielding MIKHNNALSLMAQGNTKDIATEGHCEAEFRAHCYRASVAMHTNTYRPLYEQHLTLGNLCDEKERTSRRGTKTVIGAAMLYLVIGYPAQFAGMGLHIASYMGVIGNDERVGYKGIAAVYLVATAFQAMAGLLTSHVTQSIDKRMLTRCACLGISMCIMGASAWLHNYTVFLLLYGVGAGLCSGLVMWLPAESVIKHNPNSKAFSCSMMYAIAGTVLTIVGPLQLAYLSPWWLHKEKTTPTQQRQIAPNNWYYNNTEELYRTKKIIMSIGIVYLLITIIGIRWAFPEMEPNEFDNGNQKTSEYVPFAIKERNKGNQDVKQYDWCDKLCTWLLSFFTWQAVIYIHSCWRSTAVLEYKVQAKSIVATELFVRCVSLVGRVIWGLVLESHGWRQTWIAFSLMLLAMTVTLTQFYKSSFALYVAWLAAMYFANSAIFCVVPITANQLAKQEEFTQVVGIMGTSRALAGATAFTISMLWPTLLRQSVPGLISLLSVGNLVAVNFCQS
- a CDS encoding eIF-4A-like DEAD family RNA helicase family protein; translation: MAKGKTPVPAEDLVDYEEQEAGQVTSHNVIKSGASSKVGREDGTMGRGSYVAIHASGFRDFFLKPEILRAIGDAGFEHPSEVQHETIPHAITGVDILCQAKSGMGKTAVFVLSVLQQLDVQEDGTLAGGVKRDAGGEAVAPSADRVACLGISHTRELAYQIKNEFDRFSKYMNGVRCEVVYGGVPISRDIEMLKDPEKCPHILVGTPGRLLALIKGKHLNMDGIRHFVLDECDKCLEKLDMRADVQSIFMSTPKKKQVMFFSATMNNDVRDVCKRFVRSPVEVFVDDESKLTLHGLLQYYVKLSESDKNRKLNDLLDNLEFNQVIIFVKSVSRAQTLDNLLNECNFPSIAIHAGLDQDERIARYTQFKNFDKRIMVSTDLFGRGIDVERVNIVINYDMPDSTDSYLHRVGRAGRFGTKGLAITFVATEADSTALADVQKRFEVDIPEMPESIDTSLYLNQ
- a CDS encoding Ribosomal L37ae superfamily protein, giving the protein MSKRTKKVGVTGKYGVRYGASLRKQARKILLLQHTHYNCPFCGKDSTRWKAVGIWECKRCKKRVAGGAWSMSTSTGSTIKSTIDRLYKQNVEAQ
- a CDS encoding putative protein translocase SEC61 complex gamma subunit — encoded protein: MKLQVPNFLMDSSNPAGYTVRTVTDFINDSTRLVRKCTKPDKKEYGRILRACSVGFFIMGFIGYMVKLMFIPVNNILVGMPQ